The sequence CAACCACGATTGGAACAAGGTCTTGTTCCAAGGCTTTTTTCAATACGAAACGAGTCTGTGGCATGGTTCCTTCGTAGGCATCTACGACCAAGACAACACCGTCAACCATTTTCATGATACGCTCAACTTCTCCACCGAAGTCCGCGTGTCCTGGTGTGTCCATGATATTGATACGAGTTCCATTGTAAGCAACGGCTGTATTCTTAGCAAGGATGGTAATTCCACGCTCTTTTTCGATATCGTTTGAGTCCATAGCACGCTCTGCCAATTCAGTACGTGCATCAAGAGTTTCAGATTGTTTCAATAATTCGTCAACGAGGGTTGTTTTACCGTGGTCAACGTGGGCGATAATCGCAATGTTACGGATATCTTCTCTTAATTTTGTCATGATTTCCTCTAATATTTTAAATTTTTATTTCTAACTGAACAATTATACCACAGTCTCATTCAAAAATCACAGTTCAGCTAAGTGTAAATGTTTTCACTCTACTTTTCTAGTCAAGGCAACTCTTTTCAAAGTCAGAGACTTATGATAAGATAAGCTGGTATGCGTTTAGATAGATTATTAGCCCAAGAAATGATCAGTCGCAAGGCTATGAAACAGGCACTCCTGAAAAAAGAAATCCTAGTAGATGATTGTCCAGCCAACTCCCTCGCTCAAAATGTCGATACTGGATTGCAGAAACTAGTTTTTCAAGGACGACAAATCCAAGGATACAAGCACACCTACCTCATGCTTCATAAACCAGGTAGAGTGGTGACAGCCAGTCAGGATAAGGACCTACCAACCGTCATGGACCTCCTTCCACCTGACATCCAGTCTGACCAGCTCTATGCTGTCGGCAGATTAGACCGTGACACGACGGGACTGCTCCTTCTGACAGACAATGGACCTCTTGGTTTTCAGCTCCTTCATCCCCAGTACCATGTCGATAAATCCTATCAAGTGGTGGTCAACGGACTGCTCACACCAGAACATATCCAAAAATTCAAAGATGGGATTGTCTTTTTAGACGGGACCACTTGTAAACCTGCTCAGCTCGAAATTCTGTCCTCAAGCCCAACAGAGAGCCGGGCCTCCATCACCATCTCAGAAGGAAAATTTCATCAGGTTAAAAAAATGTTCCTCTCAGTTGGTGTCAAGGTGACTGCCCTAAAACGCGTCCAATTCGGTGACTTTACATTAAACCCAGAACTAGCAGAAGGGCAATACCGTCCCTTGAATCCAGAGGAATTGGAAATCATTAAAAACTATTTAGAAAAAAGTGGATAAAAGAAAAAAGCTTTATGTTTAAAGCTTTTTTCTTTTTTGCTTATCTAAAAACTATTGCGATTGCTAGAATCCAGTTAAGAACAGAAACTACAAGTCCTACGATATTGAGAATTTTTTCTGTTTTATAGTCCAGTCCAGATTCTTTTTGGTATGAAAAAGCCAAGACCAATCCTATAATCCCCAAAATCAGACCCACTATTGGAGATAGCAAACCAAGGACGATAGATAAGATACCTAAAATAAGTGAAGGTTTTTTCTTTTGTTGTGAATTCATATTACAAAATCTCCTTAAATTTAATATAAATGATGATACCATAAAATGCTAGCTTTATCACTCATTCGACAGTTTTTACAGAATGTTAGCTTGTCTTGATCTTCCCTTTCCAAGAATCCAATCCATAAGAAAGGATATAAATCTCAGAAAAACCTTGTTTTTTCAAATAAAGTGCGGCATTGGTCACTCGTTGTCCGCGTTGGTTTTCGTAGAGAAGGACAGGTTTATCCTTACGAAGGGCTGCAAGGCTTGACTTCAACTGATTTGAAGGAATATTGCGAGCTCCGAGGATATGTTTTCTGTGAAATTCTGCTGGTTCACGGACGTCAATCAATTGCCCTTTCCGAATCAAGTCTTCAAATTCCGCATTATCCACAATCTTAGCCGCACGACGAATACGAAGGTAGTTATACCCCATCCATGCCACCATCGCTAATACGATTCCCCAAACAATCCAAATTGTCATAAGTTCTTATCTCCATTTTTCTCTATGTAGTCTAATTCTATCTTGTGCTCTCTACGAAGAACAGCTTCCGCCTCTAGATAGTCTAGCTTGTCCATCAGACCTGCATCATAGATCCGAGAGAGTTCGAGCTTCATCAGTTCAATATCATACAAACGCTTCCCCATGTAAACAATAATGCCAAATTGTTTGAGAAATTGCTGCACATCATAGAATGTTTTCATAGCTTCCATTTTAGCAGATTCTAGACTTTTTTTCAATACTGGACCAGCTCTTTCCCCCTATTTTCTTCGTCTTCATTGCCCATTCTTCCGCAAGTATGGTACAATAAAAACATGAGAATTCAACAACTACACTATATTATCAAAATCGTCGAAACTGGCTCTATGAATGAGGCAGCTAAGCAGCTCTTTATCACCCAACCCAGTCTCTCTAATGCTGTTCGAGACTTGGAAAATGAAATGGGCATTGAAATCTTTATCCGCAATCCCAAGGGCATTACCTTAACCCGTGATGGGATGGAGTTTCTCTCCTACGCTCGCCAAGTTGTCGAGCAAACGCAGCTTCTGGAGGAACGCTATAAAAATCCTGTCGCCCACCGCGAACTTTTCAGCGTTTCCTCTCAGCACTATGCCTTTGTAGTCAATGCCTTTGTCTCTCTGCTCAAAAAAAGTGATATGGAGAAATACGAGCTCTTCCTTCGTGAAACTCGGACTTGGGAGATTATCGATGACGTCAAGAACTTCCGTAGCGAGGTCGGTGTCCTCTTTTTAAACAGCTACAACCGCGATGTTTTAACGAAAATGCTCGATGACAATCACCTCTTAGCCCACCACCTCTTTACCGCTCAACCCCATATCTTTGTTAGCAAGACCAATCCTCTAGCTAAAAAAGACAAGGTCAAACTGGCTGATTTAGAAGATTTTCCTTACCTCAGTTACGATCAGGGGACGCACAACTCCTTCTACTTTTCAGAGGAGATTCTTTCACAAGAGCACCACAAGAAATCCATCGTAGTCAGTGACCGTGCCACCCTCTTTAATCTTTTGATTGGTTTGGATGGTTACACCATTGCAACAGGGATATTGAACAGCAACCTCAACGGAGACAATATCGTTTCCATTCCACTGGACATTGACGACCCGATTGAACTAGTCTATATCCAGCATGAAAAAACCAGCCTGTCTAAGATGGGCGAACGCTTTATCGAATACTTACTAGAAGAAGTTCAATTCGATAATTAATAGGAAAAATGAAAAAGAGAAAAGAAAAAGTTAGGAAATAAAAAGTGAAAAAGATACTACTGACCAGTGCTTTAATCCTTTCAATCGCAGGATTAGCACCCGCATCCGTCTTAGGAGAAGAAAACACTACTCAATCCACACCTGCTGTCAAGGAAGCAATTGCCAAAGAAGAAAAGAAGGAATCGAGTGTTGAGGAAAACTCTAAATCAGAAGTTCTTCCGAAAGTAAATGTGCAAGAAGACAAGCCCAAAAAAGAAGGATGGTACCAAGAAAATCACCACTGGCGTTTTTACCAAGATGATAAACCTGCTTTGAACTGGAAACAAATCCAAGGCAAATGGTACTACTTCGATCAAGATGGTAATCGTCTTCATTCTACTGTCTACAAAGGCTATGCCTTTGACCAAGATGGTGTCATGATAGAAAATAGCTGGACCAAATTGGACAACCAATGGTATTATGCTGATTCTTCTGGACGACTAGCTCAGAACACCTGGAAAAAAATTAACGGCTCCTGGTACTATTTTGACCAAACTGGAAGCATGCTCAGCAACACCTCCGTTGACGGCTATCTTCTCACAAAAAGCGGAGCTATGGCAGAAAAGGGTTGGACTAAATTAGACCAAATTTGGTACTATGTCGCTCCTTCCGGAAAAATTTTGCAGGACAAATGGGAGAAAATCAACGGTTCTTGGTATTACTTTGACAAAGACGGTGGAATGCTGAGTGCGACAACCTTCAAGGGCTACCTCTTTAACCAGAGCGGAGCTATGGCAGAAAACAACTGGGTCAAAATCAAGGATACTTGGTTCTATGCGAACGGGTCAGGTAGATATGTCCAACAAAACTGGCAAAAGATTCAGGGTTCCTGGTACTCATTTGACCAGAATGGTGGAATGCTAGCAGACAAATGGAAAGAAAGCTACTACCTTAAAACCAGTGGAGCCATGGCGGAGAATGAGTGGATCTTCGATAAAGCCTACAAGAGCTGGTTCTAACTAAAAGCGGATGGTCGTTATGCAAATCAGGAGTGGATTGGAGCATACTACCTCAAGTCAGGCGGTTACATGGCAAAGAGCGAATGGATTTACGATAACTCTGACAAAGCACGCTACTACCTAGATGATAATGGACATTATGTTTCAGGAACTTACAAGATAGACGGTAAGGAACACCTGTTCCAAAAATACGGCCAATGGATTTCAGAAGTTTCAACTGAGGGTGGATTTGTAAAAGGCCAATACAGTAAGACCATCTTCCTCGATCCCGGACATGGCGGACGAGATTCTGGCGCCTTTTACTACAATGTCGCTGAAAAAGATCTCAACATGCAGATTTACCGTAAGCTTCGTACTAAGTTAGAAGAACTAGGCTACAAGGTTCTCACCTCACGTGATAGTGATATTGATGTAGATTTCATTACAGAACGTTCCCGTATGGTCAACAAAACCAACTCGGATATTTTTATCAGTATCCACTTCAATGCTACTGGTAATACCTACTCAAAAGCAAGCGGTATTCAAACATACTCCTATAGCGATGAACCTGATTATCCAAGTAAGATTAATCAATACTGGCACAACCATCCTGATCGCATTAGTGAAAGTAAGCGCCTCGCTGCTGCTATCCACTCCTCTCTCTTAGCAGAAACAGGGGCCAAGGATGCTGGCTTATTGGAAAGCAGCTATGCCGTACTACGCGAAACAGCCAAACCAGCCGTTCTCCTAGAGCTTGGTTATATGGATAATTTCTCCGAAAACCAACAAATCAGAGATAGCCACTACCAAGATAAACTGGTCGCAGGCATCGTGAAAGGGATCCAAAAATATTACGCTGGTCAGTAAAAAAGTCTCGAGAAATCTCGAGACTTTTTATTTGCCTTCTTTTTTATCCTTATCAGGAAAGAGATAGCCAAGTCCTACACAAGCTAGCACTCCTGCACCAATCACCAAACCACTTGAAATTGGCAAAATATCAAAGATTGCATTTGCAATGATAAAGGCAATGATCAAGCACATCAGACTAGCCTTGTAGTCTTTTTTCAAAAAGTTTTCTAGTGTGAAATAGAGGAACAATCCTACTGGAATGAGTGACCAGAGGTTGACATCCAAACTTGGCCATCCAACAGATCCGAAATACAATACTAGCGCTGCTGCTACTAAAAATACAAGTCCCAATAATTTTTTCATTTTTTGTCTCCATTTTCTTTTTTATTGACTTGAGTTGTCTGATACTGACCCCTCACGTCCCTTACATGAACCATTATAGCAGAGGAATTTTTCAAGAACAAGCCCTTTTGCCTATCTGGTCAATATCTCTGTCTAAGTGGTTGAGTATTTGTAACAAAAGAAAAAGAAGCCCTAATGGGCTTCTTGATTCTGCCGATTGTAACAGTATTTTTGAACGAATACCATCTAGTTTTTCTTTTCCTTAGATTCTAGAGAAGATTTGATTGTTTCTCGATCAGCTTGCAGTTGAGCTAAATTCTTTTCTTCTTCTTCAAGTTTACTGGTATCTGGTTTCACACGGTAATAAACATCTTCTGGTTTCATTAACATAGACCCGTAATCTTGACCCGAAAGTAGTCTTTCTTCAGCATGATTGCTTTTATCCGTAATCTTTCCATCATCACCAGGTTGCATAACAACCCCACTTGGAACAGCAACTACTACAAATCCTCCAGAAACAGAATCTTTCACCCACGCACTGAGAGAAGCTGTCTCAGGGTTACGACTATCTTGACCTTTTGATACCTTTAATCCAACTACAGATTCGTACTTTTGATCATTTGTAAACCAAGTCGCATCTACTTCTCCAGAATTCTTAATAATGTATTCATTGCCAGATTGACTACGCCAAGTACCTTCTAAACTAGACAGATCATTGTTCTTGATTGCTTCAATATCTAGTTTTGGAACAGCAGTTTCTTTCTTTAGCTTGCTAACAAGTGCTTCTGCTTCCGTAATTTTGGTATCTAAAGCAGTCAGTTGATTCTTGAGTTTTTGAATTTCCTCTTGTTTATCCTTATCAGTCTCATCCGTTTTTCCTTGACTTGTAGACGCTTGACTTGTAGACGATTGACTTGTTGACTCTGTAGTTGAAACGGCAGACGATGCTTGATTTGACTCTTTCTTTCCAATCAAAGAATGCGAGAAAATACTTACCAAGATGAGAGTGACTGAAGCAGCGAGTGCTAGGCCAATATAGATTTTTATATTTTTATTCGGAGCCGACTTTGATTCAGACCGCTTACGTCCATTGACCTCTTCAAATTGTTTTTCCCGTTCTTTCTTATTCATAATTTTCTCCTTTTTGATTTATATTCAGCCAAGCTTGCGAGACTTCATTCGTTATTATCCACGGATTTTTATAATTTTTAGAAAACCTATGCAAAAAATTCTAGAATGATTAACAGCCTATAGTCCTCTAAAACGGAACGAAAACAAGTGCTTATTAAAATATATTATACCACAAAATATAAATTTTAGTTTTTATTTATAAGCAGGATTTT comes from Streptococcus oralis and encodes:
- a CDS encoding 16S rRNA pseudouridine(516) synthase, producing the protein MRLDRLLAQEMISRKAMKQALLKKEILVDDCPANSLAQNVDTGLQKLVFQGRQIQGYKHTYLMLHKPGRVVTASQDKDLPTVMDLLPPDIQSDQLYAVGRLDRDTTGLLLLTDNGPLGFQLLHPQYHVDKSYQVVVNGLLTPEHIQKFKDGIVFLDGTTCKPAQLEILSSSPTESRASITISEGKFHQVKKMFLSVGVKVTALKRVQFGDFTLNPELAEGQYRPLNPEELEIIKNYLEKSG
- a CDS encoding rhodanese-like domain-containing protein, with product MTIWIVWGIVLAMVAWMGYNYLRIRRAAKIVDNAEFEDLIRKGQLIDVREPAEFHRKHILGARNIPSNQLKSSLAALRKDKPVLLYENQRGQRVTNAALYLKKQGFSEIYILSYGLDSWKGKIKTS
- a CDS encoding YqgQ family protein, producing the protein MEAMKTFYDVQQFLKQFGIIVYMGKRLYDIELMKLELSRIYDAGLMDKLDYLEAEAVLRREHKIELDYIEKNGDKNL
- a CDS encoding LysR family transcriptional regulator, yielding MRIQQLHYIIKIVETGSMNEAAKQLFITQPSLSNAVRDLENEMGIEIFIRNPKGITLTRDGMEFLSYARQVVEQTQLLEERYKNPVAHRELFSVSSQHYAFVVNAFVSLLKKSDMEKYELFLRETRTWEIIDDVKNFRSEVGVLFLNSYNRDVLTKMLDDNHLLAHHLFTAQPHIFVSKTNPLAKKDKVKLADLEDFPYLSYDQGTHNSFYFSEEILSQEHHKKSIVVSDRATLFNLLIGLDGYTIATGILNSNLNGDNIVSIPLDIDDPIELVYIQHEKTSLSKMGERFIEYLLEEVQFDN
- a CDS encoding LiaF transmembrane domain-containing protein; translated protein: MKKLLGLVFLVAAALVLYFGSVGWPSLDVNLWSLIPVGLFLYFTLENFLKKDYKASLMCLIIAFIIANAIFDILPISSGLVIGAGVLACVGLGYLFPDKDKKEGK
- a CDS encoding DUF6287 domain-containing protein, which gives rise to MNKKEREKQFEEVNGRKRSESKSAPNKNIKIYIGLALAASVTLILVSIFSHSLIGKKESNQASSAVSTTESTSQSSTSQASTSQGKTDETDKDKQEEIQKLKNQLTALDTKITEAEALVSKLKKETAVPKLDIEAIKNNDLSSLEGTWRSQSGNEYIIKNSGEVDATWFTNDQKYESVVGLKVSKGQDSRNPETASLSAWVKDSVSGGFVVVAVPSGVVMQPGDDGKITDKSNHAEERLLSGQDYGSMLMKPEDVYYRVKPDTSKLEEEEKNLAQLQADRETIKSSLESKEKKN